The Papaver somniferum cultivar HN1 chromosome 3, ASM357369v1, whole genome shotgun sequence genome includes a region encoding these proteins:
- the LOC113359465 gene encoding uncharacterized protein LOC113359465, protein MADNIENKSLEGGSGQQIESSNLEILMKSMEKMSPPNLEKAEEWLQHAEYVLEHVTDDRDMWIKLATYRFRGPTRYWWKAVMKANGEVMTWKRFKDLFMDKYLPDAARDRKFYEFMFLTKGGMSVSSYNDKFIRLSHNGAELVATDEANAKKFIRGLDPEMRKQLSCLRIMTYEDALNRSLDYEKEMEDQLAARIRERPQHFSARQDPGKQPMFSAPN, encoded by the exons ATGGCAGACAATATTGAAAATAAGAGTTTAGAGGGTGGATCTGGTCAGCAAATTGAGAGTAGTAATCTGGAGATATTAATGAAGTCTATGGAAAAGATGAG CCCACCAAATCTCGAGAAGGCGGAAGAATGGTTGCAACATGCAGAATAtgttttagaacatgtaaccgatGATAGAGATATGTGGATCAAGTTGGCTACCTACAGATTTCGAGGACCGACACGATATTGGTGGAAGGCAGTAATGAAAGCGAATGGTGAAGTAATGACCTGGAAAAGGTTTAAAGATTTGTTTATGGACAAGTATCTACCTGATGCGGCAAGAGATAGGAAATTTTATGAGTTCATGTTTTTGACGAAGGGTGGTATGTCTGTTAGCTCTTATAATGATAAATTTATAAGGTTGTCGCATAACGGAGCGGAGTTGGTAGCCACGGATGAGGCTAATGCGAAGAAGTTTATCAGGGGATTGGATCCCGAGATGCGGAAGCAACTCTCATGTTTACGAATCATGACTTATGAGGATGCTTTGAATCGGTCCCTTGATTATGAGAAGGAGATGGAGGATCAACTTGCAGCACGAATTAGAGAAAGACCACAACATTTTTCAGCAAGACAAGATCCAGGGAAGCAGCCAATGTTCTCAGCTCCTAATTAG
- the LOC113356188 gene encoding DEAD-box ATP-dependent RNA helicase FANCM-like: protein MPSITNPSELIQLDEDDDDFDWEAAVKEIDIRCQATKASTSHPPPPPPPQRQDFRNEVPQQGKFPQHKGKISGVSKQSTLDRFVQTTDRKQPQVENRSFSHQNEPIHVVENQGGFNEQGEEVCHSRVDLEAAKTWIYPDNDKIPRREYQLSITKTALFSNTLVALPTGLGKTLIAAVVMYNYFRWFPEGKIVFTAPSRPLVMQQIEACHNIVGIPQEWTIEMTGQMTPPKRACCWKDKRVFFVTPQVLEKDIQSGTCLVKNIVCLVIDEAHRATGNYAYCVVVRELMAVPVQFRILALTATPGSKQQAIQNVINNLHISKLEYRNDDHPDVCPHVHDRKLELIEVPMSDDAIEINKLLLEAVQPFVTKLSALGMLYNKDIQTLSPHQLLSSREIFRQAPPQNLPQAKYGELEGYFAVLITLYHVIKLLSSHGVRPAYEMLSEKVQQGSSARLLSRNEVMHKTKLLMQRNLSHGAPNPKLTKMTEILMDHFRKNDPKNSRVIIFSNFRGSVRDIMDSLSNAGESVKATEFIGQNSGKALKGQTQKEQQAVLQKFRAGGFNVIVATSIGEEGLDIMEVDLVICFDANISPLRMIQRMGRTGRKNDGRVVVLACKGSELKGYHKKQANNKALKKHMNNGGINSFDFHASPRMIPHICRPEVQFVQLAIEQYVPRGKKVKDDSIDGSISLKMSDAEIELISKYFHTPREGTWKPSLIAFPHFQVFPSRVQNVMHSFRTGLLIDTMQQLQGLSETTVAEGETSSFQSLEAEAIEQGDIIQEDLTSYPGSPEPQSDGKAITTEASSPVVAPNGNEKSGLPRLTSQDPSMRCFLYSEGFVSVDAAGVVSILSVPGLPFMKATPPCMSAATESAELLNAVKQKLGPSRLSPADYLEFNPRAKRIKVSATSDEAGAVNNELLLSPKACNSVCNQENVVNWVERDALLTPSPKRNFSSSEEIIFETPGTANKYPILNTDEPSTDLKDMEMSPRLTNMVEEGVVPESPVGGSGYSGSPKEENCLNVSLRYRSGGLDQSCNAELHENEVPVHKRFHSEEPFSSEDGTVPPLLHVSPAKSRSGLPSPCPNSERFEKVKMKDRATEGGVIPNLTNEDTDTPPVKMNYYGKARKCSSDSPVNESAPTPLANLSKSNSCSKGWRMSSGESSNSVKPAPKFKRLRKNGDTKKQSFCANLDSSFASTRIEPIRNNKDNRKTVKRMNHYIEEEAEVSVDAEVYDDEEEEDKDNDSYDSFIDDRINPTIAATQAEAATMDTMAMYRRSLLSQPIESQPIFSTDFSLDILSSGSKIIEVRSSSGKVIHSSQTPQMGSVSGVQNPSYQRDPDPSSLSGMPPECSEGAPREESKIDSRKRKLSFCQPEDENYDEDDDKFYEGVDFDELEAQATKILGCKSALLQEKKQWTANTSTEETLGLLNSPSFDLGI, encoded by the exons ATGCCCTCAATCACAAACCCTAGCGAACTAATCCAACTAGACGAAGACGACGAT GATTTCGATTGGGAAGCAGCTGTGAAAGAGATTGATATCAGATGTCAAGCTACAAAAGCTTCAACTtcacatccaccaccaccaccaccaccacaacggCAAGACTTTAGAAATGAAGTTCCTCAACAAGGAAAATTTCCCCAACACAAGGGAAAGATTAGTGGGGTTTCTAAGCAATCAACCTTAGATAGGTTTGTGCAAACTACTGATAGGAAACAACCTCAAGTGGAGAATCGGTCTTTTAGCCATCAAAATGAACCGATTCATGTTGTTGAAAATCAAGGGGGTTTCAATGAACAAGGAGAAGAAGTTTGTCACAGCCGCGTTGATCTTGAAGCCGCCAAAACATGGATTTATCCAG ATAATGACAAAATTCCGCGCCGTGAATACCAGTTATCTATTACAAAGACAGCGCTATTTTCAAATACATTAGTTGCACTGCCAACAGGACTTGGGAAGACTTTAATTGCGGCTGTTGTTATGTATAATTACTTTAGATGGTTTCCTGAAG GGAAAATCGTTTTCACTGCCCCTTCTCGACCTCTTGTTATGCAACAGATTGAGGCTTGCCATAATATTGTGGGGATACCTCAG GAGTGGACAATTGAAATGACAGGCCAGATGACTCCTCCCAAAAGAGCATGCTGTTGGAAGGATAAGCGAGTTTTCTTTGTTACTCCGCAAGTGCTCGAAAAAGATATTCAATCTG GTACATGTTTGGTGAAAAACATAGTCTGTTTGGTTATTGACGAGGCTCATCGGGCAACAGGAAATTATGCTTACTGTGTGGTGGTTCGCGAG TTGATGGCTGTACCAGTTCAATTCAGGATACTGGCTTTAACAGCAACACCAGGAT CAAAGCAGCAGGCAATTCAAAATGTGATTAACAACTTGCATATTTCAAAGCTGGAGTATCGCAATGATGACCACCCAGATGTCTGCCCACATGTTCACGATCGGAAGCTCGAATTAATAGAG GTTCCAATGAGTGATGATGCTATTGAAATAAACAAGTTGTTGTTGGAAGCTGTACAACCATTTGTGACCAAGCTTTCTGCCTTAGGGATGCTGTATAACAAAGACATCCAAACA CTGAGTCCACATCAGTTGCTTAGCTCTAGGGAAATATTTCGGCAAGCACCTCCGCAAAATCTTCCTCAAGCTAAATATGGAGAACTAGAAGGATATTTTGCTGTTCTCATTACACTGTATCATGTAATCAAGTTGCTTTCAAGTCATGGTGTAAGACCTGCATATGAGATGCTGAGCGAAAAGGTGCAACAGGG GTCTTCTGCGAGGCTTTTGAGTAGAAATGAAGTCATGCACAAAACTAAACTATTGATGCAGCGAAATTTGTCTCATGGAGCACCAAATCCGAAGCTGACAAAAATGACTGAAATATTGATGGATCATTTCA GAAAAAATGATCCGAAGAATTCAAGGGttatcattttctctaatttcagGGGAAGTGTCAG GGACATAATGGATTCGTTATCAAATGCTGGGGAGTCTGTTAAAGCTACCGAGTTTATTGGTCAAAACTCAG GGAAAGCTTTGAAAGGCCAGACACAGAAAGAGCAACAGGCAGTCTTGCAG AAATTTCGAGCCGGTGGATTCAATGTCATCGTTGCAACATCAATTGGTGAAGAAGGTCTAGATATCATGGAAGTCGATCTAGTGATATGTTTTGATGCCAATATCTCTCCTTTAAGAATGATCCAGCGCATGGGAAGGACTGGAAGGAAGAATGATGGACGAGTTg TTGTTTTAGCTTGTAAAGGTTCAGAGTTGAAAGGATACCATAAAAAGCAAGCAAACAACAAGGCCTTAAAGAAGCACATGAATAATGGGGGAATAAATAGCTTTGATTTCCATGCGAGTCCTAGAATG ATTCCACATATCTGCAGACCAGAAGTTCAGTTTGTTCAGTTGGCAATCGAACAGTATGTTCCTCGTGGAAAGAAAGTCAAAGACGATTCCATTGATGGATCTATTAGCTTGAAAATGTCGGATGCTGAGATTGAACTAATTTCCAAGTATTTTCACACCCCAAGGGAAGGCACATGGAAACCTTCTCTTATTGCTTTCCCACACTTCCAAGTGTTCCCTTCCCGAGTTCAGAATGTCATGCACTCATTTAGAACGGGGTTGCTGATTGATACCATGCAACAGTTGCAAGGACTTAGTGAAACAACCGTAGCTGAG GGTGAGACGTCTTCTTTCCAATCTTTGGAAGCTGAAGCTATTGAACAGGGCGACATAATTCAAGAAG ATTTGACGAGTTACCCTGGTTCTCCGGAACCACAGTCTGATGGAAAAGCAATAACTACCGAGGCATCATCACCTGTGGTGGCCCCAAATGGAAACGAGAAAAGTGGTTTGCCTCGTCTCACAAGCCAGGATCCTTCTATGCGCTGTTTTCTTTACAGTGAGGGCTTTGTATCTGTAGATGCTGCTGGAGTGGTCTCAATTTTATCTGTACCAGGCTTACCTTTTATGAAAGCAACTCCACCTTGTATGAGTGCAGCAACAGAAAGTGCTGAGCTACTGAATGCAGTAAAGCAAAAGTTGGGACCTTCTAGGTTGTCACCTGCAGATTATTTGGAGTTCAATCCACGGGCTAAGCGAATTAAAGTTTCAGCTACTTCTGATGAGGCAGGAGCTGTAAACAATGAACTTCTGTTAAGCCCTAAAGCGTGCAATTCTGTATGCAATCAAGAGAACGTTGTAAATTGGGTTGAGAGAGATGCTTTACTGACACCAAGTCCGAAGAGAAATTTTTCAAGTTCAGAAGAAATAATTTTTGAGACACCAGGTACTGCAAATAAATATCCAATATTAAATACTGATGAGCCTTCCACTGACCTAAAAGACATGGAGATGAGCCCTCGGTTAACTAACATGGTCGAGGAAGGTGTTGTTCCAGAGTCTCCTGTAGGGGGAAGTGGTTATTCAGGTTCACCGAAAgaagaaaattgtttgaatgttaGCCTTAGGTACAGAAGTGGTGGATTAGATCAAAGCTGTAATGCAGAATTACATGAAAACGAAGTCCCTGTTCATAAGCGGTTCCATTCTGAAGAGCCTTTCAGTTCAGAGGACGGAACTGTACCTCCTTTACTGCATGTATCCCCAGCCAAGTCGCGAAGTGGACTTCCATCACCATGCCCAAATTCTGAAAGGTTTGaaaaggtcaaaatgaaagataGAGCCACTGAAGGAGGAGTTATTCCTAATTTGACAAATGAAGATACTGATACTCCTCCGGTCAAAATGAACTACTATGGCAAAGCAAGAAAATGTTCATCTGATTCTCCTGTGAATGAGAGTGCTCCCACTCCATTGGCCAACCTGTCTAAAAGTAATAGTTGTAGTAAAGGCTGGCGCATGAGTTCTGGAGAGTCGTCAAATAGTGTTAAGCCAGCACCAAAGTTTAAAAGGCTGCGCAAGAATGGAGATACGAAAAAACAGAGTTTCTGTGCAAACCTTGATAGTTCTTTTGCTAGTACCCGAATTGAACCCATACGGAATAACAAAG ATAACCGGAAAACAGTTAAAAGGATGAACCACTACATTGAAGAGGAAGCAGA AGTGTCTGTGGATGCCGAAGtatatgatgatgaggaggaagaagacaAGGACAATGATTCATATGATAGTTTTATTGATGACAGAATAAATCCTACTATTGCAGCTACTCAAGCAGAAGCTGCCACAATGGACACGATGGCGATGTACAG GCGTTCGTTGCTCAGTCAACCAATTGAGAGTCAACCAATCTTTTCCACCGACTTCAGTCTTGATATTCTGTCTAGTGGATCCAAAATAATTGAAGTACGAAGCTCTTCTGGAAAGGTCATTCATTCTTCACAGACACCTCAAATGGGTTCTGTAAGTGGGGTCCAGAATCCTTCTTATCAAAGGGATCCAGATCCATCCTCCCTATCAGGTATGCCTCCTGAATGCAGTGAAGGAGCACCAAGAGAAGAAAGCAAGATAGACtctagaaaaagaaaattaagctTTTGTCAACCCGAGGATGAGAATtatgacgaagatgatgataaGTTTTATGAGGGTGTTGATTTTGATGAATTGGAGGCGCAGGCTACTAAAATTCTGGGATGCAAGTCCGCATTGTTGCAAGAGAAAAAACAATGGACTGCAAATACTTCTACAGAGGAAACTCTTGGATTATTAAACTCTCCATCATTTGATTTAGGGATTTGA